One Leptospira wolbachii serovar Codice str. CDC genomic region harbors:
- a CDS encoding glycoside hydrolase family 3 protein, with the protein MNQVLLRTSFSLFLLFGFFGSSYCFGFYLNELAANERKVWLEEKAWAITNSMTEAELVGQTIHIAIPQKTVDAVATEEIAETKPGGIILFGKNLGKKEEILALTKGLQSQAKETKLQPFLISTDQEGGRVFRVQDGITPYPGAMAVGQTGNTQWGETVGFVTSYELRNLGLNFLFAPVLDINNNPLNPVINTRSFGSDSKRVSEVAVAYERGARAGGCLPVIKHFPGHGDTTVDSHLGLPVISKSLEELEQLELIPFKRSIAGGAEAVMSAHIMYPKIDPQFPATLSKTILTDVLRKSLNFDGIIITDAMEMHAISKNYEKDRPGVLTLLAGANIVLLTSWGETARKFKAQLTDAYKNGEFRYVDKDGKEHDKLKEAVQKQIRKKLELGLYDENSVLPKVYEENQKQKEFLTNWNLERNQRYSKLAESKNFVKEINEDSIRAYPKPVLTANIIPTETLSFAKNNRLRETLKTKKIDSVPFKSFQTQTKNKSITTYLFDSTSETEVLSIASLAKKHTTKRFIILHGGTPFIKLPELPNLQYLLSFSLTQGSWEALGEKVSAGKEIPKVDLILLPKGSKTPSKGAFPERL; encoded by the coding sequence ATGAACCAAGTTCTACTTCGCACATCATTTTCCCTCTTTCTTCTTTTCGGATTTTTTGGCTCTTCCTATTGTTTTGGATTTTACTTAAACGAACTTGCCGCCAACGAACGTAAGGTTTGGTTAGAAGAAAAAGCCTGGGCCATCACCAATTCCATGACAGAAGCGGAACTCGTCGGCCAAACCATCCACATTGCGATTCCCCAAAAAACAGTGGATGCTGTTGCCACTGAAGAAATCGCAGAAACAAAACCTGGCGGAATCATTCTCTTCGGAAAGAACTTAGGTAAAAAAGAAGAAATCCTCGCACTCACAAAGGGATTACAATCGCAAGCAAAGGAAACAAAACTCCAACCCTTTCTTATCTCCACAGACCAGGAAGGAGGACGAGTCTTTCGAGTCCAAGATGGGATCACACCTTATCCGGGAGCTATGGCAGTGGGCCAAACAGGAAATACCCAGTGGGGAGAAACTGTAGGTTTTGTCACATCATACGAACTTCGTAATCTAGGACTCAACTTTCTTTTTGCACCAGTCCTTGATATCAATAACAATCCTTTAAACCCCGTCATCAACACACGTTCGTTTGGTTCCGATTCCAAAAGAGTTTCAGAAGTAGCAGTAGCTTACGAAAGAGGAGCACGTGCAGGAGGTTGTCTACCTGTGATCAAACACTTTCCAGGACATGGAGACACCACAGTGGATAGCCATCTGGGCCTTCCCGTCATAAGCAAAAGTTTAGAAGAGTTAGAACAACTAGAGCTAATTCCGTTTAAAAGATCCATAGCAGGTGGGGCCGAGGCAGTGATGTCAGCTCACATCATGTATCCTAAAATTGATCCGCAGTTTCCCGCCACACTTTCCAAAACCATACTAACGGATGTTCTCCGAAAGAGCTTAAATTTTGATGGAATCATCATCACAGATGCGATGGAGATGCATGCCATCTCCAAAAATTATGAAAAAGACAGACCGGGAGTTTTAACCCTACTGGCGGGTGCCAATATTGTTCTTCTTACTAGTTGGGGAGAAACAGCTCGTAAGTTCAAAGCCCAACTAACCGATGCTTATAAAAATGGTGAGTTTCGATATGTGGACAAAGACGGAAAAGAACATGACAAACTAAAGGAAGCGGTCCAAAAACAAATTCGAAAAAAACTTGAGTTGGGACTTTATGATGAAAATTCCGTCCTTCCCAAAGTATACGAAGAAAACCAAAAACAAAAAGAATTCCTAACCAATTGGAATTTGGAACGAAACCAAAGATATTCTAAACTAGCAGAGTCAAAAAACTTTGTAAAAGAAATCAACGAAGACTCTATTCGCGCTTACCCAAAACCAGTTTTAACAGCAAACATCATACCAACTGAAACTCTTTCGTTTGCGAAAAACAATCGTTTGCGAGAAACTCTCAAAACAAAAAAAATCGATTCGGTTCCTTTCAAATCCTTTCAAACCCAAACAAAAAACAAATCGATCACAACCTACCTGTTTGATTCCACTTCCGAAACAGAAGTTCTATCCATTGCCTCTCTCGCAAAAAAACATACAACAAAACGATTTATCATTTTGCATGGTGGAACTCCGTTTATCAAACTACCGGAACTTCCCAATTTACAGTATTTGTTGTCGTTTTCTTTGACCCAAGGATCTTGGGAAGCGTTAGGTGAGAAAGTAAGCGCAGGAAAAGAGATCCCTAAAGTGGATTTGATTTTACTACCAAAGGGATCGAAGACACCATCCAAAGGTGCCTTCCCAGAACGATTGTAA
- a CDS encoding DUF3095 domain-containing protein, which translates to MDDFYKNLNPSPDFQNLFDGNMPTKVPDDWFVLITDIVGSTKAIEEGRYKDVNTAGGLTAIAVANVYGHMDFPFVFGGDGVTFLLPINLLFPIRSAIADTISQVRTAFGLEMRAGIVPVQELYRAGAELFLSKFRASEHYVQCSLFGDALPLAETWIKEGKDESYLVRENEKILPADFTGFTCRWKDVPSERGEIVSLIVKPIHKDFEVCKKTVTRVLNFIRSEYGEEGDYHPLRVNHIELDSGPYLRNEAKARVGVDSGFKFYLILTKIWIERTVMAIAMRFGIPLRSGHYSLNKLKDYQVLSADFRKYDGTLKMVIDGSKQHRKALVEFLDQLEKEGFLCYGIYTSNRSLMTCVLKVASSEEVHFVDGADGGFAMAAKSLKEKLKVLS; encoded by the coding sequence GTGGATGATTTTTATAAAAACCTAAACCCAAGTCCCGATTTTCAAAATCTTTTTGATGGCAATATGCCCACAAAAGTTCCGGATGATTGGTTTGTTTTGATTACCGATATTGTCGGGTCAACCAAGGCCATTGAAGAAGGTCGTTATAAAGATGTGAATACTGCGGGAGGACTTACTGCCATAGCCGTAGCCAATGTTTATGGCCACATGGATTTTCCTTTTGTATTTGGTGGAGACGGAGTTACCTTTTTACTTCCTATTAATTTATTATTTCCGATTCGTTCTGCCATTGCAGATACCATTTCCCAAGTGCGGACTGCCTTTGGTTTGGAGATGAGAGCCGGGATTGTTCCGGTTCAGGAGTTGTATCGTGCAGGTGCAGAGTTATTCTTAAGTAAGTTTCGAGCATCCGAACACTATGTCCAATGTTCTTTGTTTGGTGATGCGTTGCCACTTGCAGAAACATGGATCAAAGAGGGAAAAGATGAGTCTTATCTAGTTCGCGAAAATGAAAAGATACTGCCTGCTGACTTTACCGGATTTACTTGTCGTTGGAAAGATGTTCCGAGCGAACGAGGAGAAATTGTTTCTCTCATTGTAAAACCCATCCACAAAGACTTTGAAGTTTGCAAAAAAACGGTGACTCGTGTTTTGAATTTTATTCGTTCGGAATATGGAGAAGAAGGGGATTACCATCCTTTACGCGTAAATCATATTGAACTAGATTCGGGTCCTTATTTACGTAATGAAGCAAAAGCGCGAGTGGGGGTGGATAGTGGGTTCAAATTTTATCTGATACTCACGAAAATTTGGATCGAAAGAACGGTGATGGCAATCGCTATGAGGTTTGGAATTCCACTCCGATCGGGACATTATTCTCTAAACAAATTAAAAGACTACCAAGTTCTCTCTGCAGACTTTCGTAAATACGATGGAACTTTAAAGATGGTCATTGACGGATCCAAACAACATAGAAAAGCCCTAGTCGAATTTTTAGACCAGTTGGAAAAAGAGGGCTTCCTTTGTTATGGAATTTATACTTCTAACAGGTCTCTTATGACCTGTGTTTTAAAGGTAGCATCCTCTGAGGAAGTTCATTTTGTGGATGGAGCTGACGGCGGTTTTGCGATGGCCGCCAAGTCTTTGAAAGAAAAGTTAAAGGTCTTAAGTTAA
- the murA gene encoding UDP-N-acetylglucosamine 1-carboxyvinyltransferase, which produces MSSSYFKIIGKNPLHGTVVPQGNKNEALPLLGALLLWEGDVILENLPEIADVLKLMEVLRQIGVEITALDTKGSYLFQKKNPVKSDLPYELCSQLRGAVTLAGPILARTGRVFLPKPGGDKIGRRRMDTHLLALEALGAKIEVFPDGYMITADRLVGKDILLDEASVTATENAVMAAVYAEGITTIRNAASEPHVQGLCRFLIAAGANIEGVGTNQLTITGVSKLSSPLGGLKHRIGSDYLEIGSFISLAAVTGGEIHITDVNPEDIRMIRMVYSRLGIEVRPTENGILVPSDQKMEIIPDYHGATPKIDDAPWPGFPADMTSVALVTATQCKGTVLIHEKLFESRLFFVDNIIAMGAQIILCDPHRAIVIGANRLYGQRVASPDIRAGMAMIIAALCAEGQSEIHNIVQIDRGFESIDTRLRSLGAQIERVSD; this is translated from the coding sequence GTGAGTTCCTCCTACTTCAAAATTATCGGCAAAAATCCTCTCCACGGGACAGTTGTTCCCCAAGGAAATAAAAATGAAGCGTTACCGCTTCTCGGTGCTCTCCTTCTTTGGGAAGGAGACGTCATTCTGGAAAACCTTCCGGAAATTGCCGATGTTCTCAAACTCATGGAGGTCCTCCGCCAAATTGGAGTGGAAATCACTGCCCTCGATACAAAAGGATCATACCTCTTTCAGAAAAAAAATCCAGTGAAATCGGATCTTCCTTACGAACTTTGTTCCCAACTACGAGGTGCTGTAACACTCGCGGGACCTATCCTTGCTCGCACGGGAAGAGTTTTTCTTCCGAAACCCGGTGGGGACAAAATTGGCCGCCGGCGTATGGATACCCACTTACTTGCTTTAGAGGCACTGGGTGCCAAAATCGAAGTTTTTCCAGACGGATACATGATCACTGCTGACCGTTTGGTGGGAAAAGATATCCTTCTAGATGAGGCTTCTGTCACTGCGACAGAGAATGCTGTAATGGCAGCCGTATATGCGGAAGGTATAACAACCATTCGGAATGCCGCCTCAGAACCCCATGTCCAAGGTCTTTGTCGTTTTTTAATCGCCGCTGGTGCCAACATTGAAGGTGTCGGAACAAACCAGCTAACGATCACAGGTGTCAGTAAACTTTCCTCCCCACTGGGTGGACTCAAACATAGAATTGGTTCCGATTACTTAGAAATTGGATCCTTCATTAGCCTTGCTGCCGTCACCGGGGGAGAAATCCACATTACTGACGTCAATCCAGAGGACATCCGAATGATTCGGATGGTGTATTCTCGACTGGGCATCGAAGTTAGGCCCACGGAAAATGGAATCCTTGTTCCTTCTGACCAAAAGATGGAAATCATCCCCGACTATCATGGAGCCACACCGAAAATCGATGATGCCCCTTGGCCGGGATTTCCCGCGGACATGACTTCTGTGGCTCTGGTCACAGCGACTCAGTGCAAAGGAACAGTTCTTATTCACGAAAAACTTTTTGAATCCAGGCTTTTCTTTGTGGATAACATCATTGCCATGGGGGCCCAAATCATTCTCTGTGACCCACACAGAGCCATTGTGATTGGTGCCAATCGTTTGTATGGCCAAAGGGTCGCAAGCCCCGATATCCGTGCCGGGATGGCGATGATCATTGCTGCCCTTTGTGCTGAAGGCCAAAGCGAAATTCATAACATTGTTCAGATTGATAGAGGTTTTGAATCGATTGATACCCGACTCCGGTCTTTGGGTGCTCAAATCGAAAGAGTTTCTGATTAG